DNA from Calditrichota bacterium:
CGGCAAATATTAGAAATCGATAATGGATATATTTTGGCCGGAACAGGCGGATATTGGCAGGATAGATTCGTTTCACGCACCTGGCTTGGATATCTAGATAATGAAGGCAATCTCGGTGCAGAACGGTATGTTAGGCTGATAGAGGATGGATTCCAAGGAAGAGGTGGTATCCATTTCACATTATCAGGCAATAGAAATCTAGCTGCATTGGGTAATGCGAATTCTCCCGAACATGAATATTCGGTGAATCTTCTGATTATTGGAGCAGATGAGATTATCGGGCGTCTTTGGTATTGGCTTGATGACTATGCGCTCTATATAAGCGATATCTGCAATGCGGAGGATGGATACGGCTTACTATTCGACGCCTTAGGGCATCCGCCCGAGTCTTTTCGTTCTGCTTTCCACGTTGTTCGCACCGACAGCGTTGGGGAAGTCCTCTGGACGCGGACCATTGCGCCCTTTGGCATCCACTGGTCTAAGCGCATTCTGCAGGTTACTTGGGAGGGATTTTTTGACGGCTTTCTATTAATGGGGAGAATGGTTAGAGATCACATTGAGGTATATCCAAGCGAATTAATTTTGGTGCGCTTGGATGCGGATGGGGAGGTACTATGGCTAAGAAGTCATTTTGGTCTTGATGAAAGAGAATTCTACCCAACCGACGTTGTTGCTGTTGAGCGCGACCAGATGTGGGCTATATTGGAAACACCTAATAGAGTGCCAGAGCTCGGTTCGCCGAAGGATTTGGTCATCCATTGGTTTGACGCTCAAGGGCGCATGGCGGGGGTGAGCGAGCGGATCCAAACCCCTTACTCGCGGGGAAGTTTCACATTCTCAAGGACAACTGACGACGGATTTGGGGTGCTTTATTGCAAAGGCGATACGATGCATCTCTACCGGCTGGACCGCGATGCAAATTTGCTCTATGACTCCCTTTACTCGACCGGTGGAGATATCCGCCGCAATCGCGGGATTATTTCCACTTCAGATGGCGGGTTCGCCATGTGGGGTGTCGGCCCATTCCCTGGTTATGGAGAGGGATTTCGCTCGTTCGTTATGAAACTTGCCCCCGAGGAATGGAACGCCGTCACCGACGACGGCGGGATCGGAATCCCGCCCTACGCGATGCACCTTTCCGCCTTCCCCAACCCCTTCAATGCAACGCTCCAACTCCACTACACCCTCCCTCGCCCCGGCTGGTGGGCATTGCGTCTATACGACTCCCGCGGCGACGAGGTGATGCTCCTAAAGGAGGGCTTCCTGCCCTTCGGCCCGCATCAACTTCACTTCGACGCCGGCGCCCTCCCCTCGGGGCAGTATATGCTCGCCCTTAACGGGGCTTCAGGCATCACTACGCGGCGGGTGGTGCTCATGAAATGACCACATCCGTCACCTTCCTTCACCCTTCCGTCACCTTTCCGTCACACCGTATCTCCCTACCATAGCATCAGATACGCCTTGAGTGTGACGAAGTGACGATTTTTCTGCTACACCCCTTCCCTTCTAACCCAAATTCGATTAGATTGGGTTCAACACCCGGACTCTTACCGCAATCCTCCCTTTGTCATCTAACATCCCCGTCCGCATCGGCGAAGCGTTGGGCGCTTCCGGCTCTCCTCGCAGATGCGTCGTCATTCATGGCCATTTCTACCAGCCGCCGCGCGAGAATCCGTGGCGGGGCGTCGTCGAACGTCAAGGCTCGGCGGCGCCTTACCACGACTGGAACGAGCGCATCACTGCCGAGTGCTACCTCCCGAACAGCACTTCGCGGATCCTCGACCGCGCCGGACGGATCGCCGAACTGGTCAATAACTATTCCCTGATTTCGTTCAACTTCGGCCCGACCCTCCTTAACTATCTTGAACGTGCCGCGCCGGACGTCTATGCAGCCATCCTCGAAGGCGACCGCCTCTCTTGCGAGCGGCTGAACGGGCATGGCAACGCTTTGGCTCAAGCCTACAACCACATCATCCTGCCGCTCGCCCCCAAGCGCGACAAGCGGACGCAGGTGCGGTGGGGGATCGCCGATTTCCGGCGCCGCTTCGGGCGCGATCCCGAAGGCCTTTGGCTCCCGGAGACTGCCGTTGACACCGCCACCCTCGAAGTCCTCGCCGCTGAAGGCATCCGGTTTACCATTCTGGCACCGCATCAGGCCGGTCGGGTGCGCAGCCCCGCGGCTCCCGAATGGCGGGACGCTTCCGAGAGGAAGATCGACACCCGACAAACCTACACGGTGATCCTGCCGTCCGGTAGAGAAATGGCGCTCGTCTTCTATCGTGGAGACCTTGCGCGCGCCGTCGCTTTCGAAGGCCTCCTGAAGGATGGGGCGGCATTCGCGAATGCCCTTCTATCCGGGTTCGACGACCGGACGGATCCGCAACTTGTGCACTTCGCCACCGATGGCGAATCCTACGGGCATCATCACAAGTTCGGCGATATGGCTCTGGCTTTTGCGCTGAAGTATATCGAGCGCGAGACCGACGCGGCGGTCGTCAACTACGGCTGGTATCTGGACCGCTATCCACTGCAAAGCGAGGTCGAAATCGTCGAACGCACGGCGTGGTCCTGTTCGCACGGGATCTCCCGCTGGCAGGAACATTGCGGCTGCGCGACAGGCGAACATCCGGGCTGGCATCAGCAGTGGCGGACGCCGCTCCGAACCGCACTCGACGGCTTGCGGGATCGCCTTGCCAATATCTATGAGGAAGAAGCCGGAGCGCTGCTCACCGATCCTTGGGCGGCACGGGATGACTACATCGCGCTGCTTAAAGATGGATCCCGGCTAAGTTGGGCATCGTTCCTTGAGCGTTGGCAGCGACGTTCGCTGACTGGTCACGAACTTGATGCACTTGAGCAACTACTTGAAATGCAGCATCAGGCGCTCCTGATGTTCACTTCGTGCGGCTGGTTCTTCGACGACATCGCCGGATTGGAAACGGTGCAAGACCTTCAATATGCCTGCCGGGCGCTCGAATTGGGACAGGAGCGTTTGCTTCGTCAAGGGTTTGGCGTTGAAGCCGTCCGTCTCGAAACCGACTTCCTCACAACACTATCTGGGGCTGCCGGTAACCGGAGCAACTGGCAGGGCGGCAAAGTTGTCTTCGACCGGATCGTCCGGCCCCGGGCGCTGTCGAAGTTGCTGCAGGAACTATGCGACCTCGATGAATCCGGATGGGAAGCGCTCTACCCCGCAGACTCGAGCCTTCCCCCCGACCCGATGAGCCACGCCCGGATCGCCTACGAACGTCTGACCGTCGCAATGGATAAGGCACTCAACCGACTGGCGCTGCTTTTGGGGGAATCGGTTCCCACCACAGAACACCTCGCCACCACGCTCCGCGCGGTCGGGCATTGCCGCGCGATCCCGCTTCCGGTGAACCTCTACCGCCTCGAAACCGCCGTCTGGCAGTTGGGTCAGCGGCACCTGCCGGAGCAACGTGCCTACGCCGGGAGCGGCGACCCGGCATCCCGCGAGTGGTGCTGCCTCTATGAAGCGCTCGCCGGGTCGTTACAGATCGTGGTGGTGCAGTAACGGCAGGTTATGTCCGGCGAAAGGCTTGTATCTCCCGGAACGATGAGGTAATTTAGATGATGAAGTAGATGATATGCGTAGCGCCGCCATCTTGGCGGCATATTGCCAGCAGGATGCTGGCGCTATGTATATCATCATCATCATCATCATCTTATGACGCTTGACGCTATGCAAATGCGCCTCCGGCGGTTGTTCCCGCTCGGCTGGTTATCGGCCAGCCTTCTCTTATCCTGTTCTTCCGGCTCCCGGACGGAGTTCGTCACCATCGGCACGGGCGGGATGACGGGCGTCTATTATCCGGTCGGCGGCGCGATTGCCAAACTGCTGAACGATCGTGTCGATCAGTTCGGCCTCAAGGCGACGGTCCAGTCCACCGGCGGATCGGTCTTCAACATCAACGCCCTCATGTCGGGCGACCTCGAGTTTGGCATCGCCCAGTCCGATCTCCAGTATCAGGCAGTAAAGGGCACCGGCGAATGGGATGGCAAGCCGCATACGGGTCTGCGCAGCCTGTTCAGTTTGCACAGCGAGATCGTTACGTTGATCGCCTCCGATCCATCGGGCATTTGGAAGCCGGTCGATATGAAAGGCAAGCGGGTTGCCATCGGACCGCCCGGATCGGGGATGCGCCGCAACGCCATCGACGCCCTCGCGATTGCCGGGCTCTCCCTGTCCGACATCAAAGCCGAAGACCTCCAGCCGGTCGAGTGCGCCGGGATGCTGCAGGATGGCCGGATCGACGCCTACTTCTACACCGTCGGGCATCCCAATGGCTCGATCAAGGAAGCCGTAGCCGGGACGACGCCGGTGCACTTCGTCCCCTTCGACGACGTCGGAACGCTCTATCAGGACAAGCCTTATTACACCCCTGCCGTGATCGACATCGCCCCCTATCCCGGGGTTACCAATAAGGAGCCGGTGCCCAGTTTCGGGGTCAAAGCGACGATGGTCACCTCGGCGAAGGTTACGGATAACGCCGCCACCGGGCTGGTGAAGGTCGTATTCGACAACTTCGAAGACTTCCGGGCGCTGCATCCTGCGCTCGGAGGACTTGAGATGAACCGTATGCTCGAGGGGCTGACGGCTCAGCTTCACCCGGCGGCAGAGAAGTTCTATCGCGAGCGCGGGCTGCTGCAATAGGTCCGCCTCCCGACAGCGACCGGACACCAGCAGCAGAGATCGAGTCGCCTACCGGTCATGAAGATATGCTGCGGCGAGCCGAGCAAGCCGTTGCCGACGAGGTCTCGGGGCCGCGCCATTTTTCCGGCTGGCAACTCTACCTTGTTCTGGCGATAGCCACCTCGTGGTCGCTCTTTCAACTCGCCACCGGCAAGGTCCTGGTGCTCAATTCGTCGGTCGTCCGTTCGGTGCATCTCGCCTTCGCGCTCGCACTCGCCTTTGTCTCATTCCCGCTGATTCGTCGTCCCTCTTCGGCCGGATTCCTCACCCGGCTGGCTCCGCGCGACCGGTTCCATCCGCTCGATTTAATTCTCGCGGCCGTAGCCGCCTTTGCTGCGCTCTACGTGGTGCTCGACTACGACGGCTTGGCGGCGCGCATCGGGCATCCGTTACCGCGCGACCGTGTCGTCGGCATTGCGCTGATGCTGCTGCTGCTCGAAGGCGGACGCCGGGTGCTCGGGCTTCCTCTTCCGACCATTGCGACGGTGATGTCGTCGCTCGCCTTTCTGGGGCCTTATCTGCCATCCGCGATCGCCTTTCGGGGGGTTTCGCTCGACCGCTTCCTCGGTCAGATAACACTCTCCAATGAGGGTATTTTCGGCATCCCGCTCGGGGTTTCGGCGAACATCGTCTTCCTTTTCGTCCTCTTCGGAGCGATGCTCGAACGGGCCGGCGGCGGGGCCTGGTTCATCCAACTGGCGACCTCGCTCCTGGGCGCCTTTCGGGGCGGTCCGGCCAAGGCTTGCGTAGTGGCGTCGGGGCTGGTCGGTATGGTGTCAGGCTCGTCAGTCGCCAATGCCGTCACTGCCGGGACGCTGACCATCCCGCTGATGAAGTCGATCGGCTATCCGCCGCGCAAAGCGGGAGCCATCGAGACCGCCTCCTCAGTCTGGGGTCAGTTGATGCCTCCGATCATGGGCGCGGCGGCGTTTATCATGGCCGAATACCTGAACGTTCCTTATCTGACTGTCGTCAAGTCGGCTATTATCCCGGCGATCCTCGTCTATGCTGCGATGTTTTTCATCGTTCACGTGGAGGCCTGCAAGTTAGGGCTGAAAGGCATCCCTCGCATTGAACTGCCGAAGTTCTTCCCGACGCTGACCAGTGGTTTGCATTACCTGATTCCCATCGGGGTGCTGGTCTATAAACTGGTCGTCCTACGGCATACGCCCGAGTCGTCGGCATTCCTCGCCATAAGCACACTTGCCGTCCTGATCGTCGTTCAGGAGTTGCTTCGTGCAGTTCGGAAGGGCGCCGGCCGGAATGCCGCGCTCCGCAATGGAATCGCACTAATCGGCTCGAGTTTGGCCGGGGGCGCCCGGAATATGACCGGCGTCGCCATCGCGACGGCTTCCGCCGGGATCATCATTGGCGTGATGACGATGGGGCCGGGCGGGATGGTGAATGAGGCGGTCGAGCGACTATCAGGCGGCAGCATCATGCTGCTGCTGCTCATCACAATGCTCGCCAGTCTGGTGCTCGGTATGGGACTCCCGACGACGGCCAACTATATTGTAATGGCCAGTCTGACCGCGCCGATCATTGTCAGCGTCGGCTCGAACCTCGGCCTTGAGGTGCCGCTTATAGCAGCGCACATGTTCGTATTCTATTTTGGCATCTGCGCCGACATCACGCCGCCAGTGGCGCTGGCTGCCTTTGCATCGGCCGGGATCGCCCGCTCAGATCCTTTGAAGACCGGCTTTCAGGCGTTCTGGTATGCCTTGCCGACTTTCGTCCTGCCATTTATGTTCATCTTCAACCACGACCTCTTGCTGGTGGGGGTCGATCACTGGTGGGAAGCAGTCGTAGTAGCCGGAACCGGAATGATAGCGGCAATCTCACTTGCCTCAATTTTACAGGGTTGGCTGCTGACCCGCCTGAAGTGGTATGAAGGGGCGATGCTTGCAATTTCCGTAGTTCTCCTCTACCGGCCTTATCTCACCAGCAATGTGCTCGGGCTTGGATCGAAGTGGGGGGCTTATGGTATCGCGATTCTGCTCTGGGGAGGGGTCTGGTTCATGCAGAGGGTGCGCAGAACGGGTCCAAAGGCGACCTGAAGCGCAGGTAAACGAATCCAAGGGAAAAAAATGCGACAACTGTTGACCATCATCGGGCTGCTACTGATGGCCGCGACTGCAATGGCGGAAATCACCATCGACTGGTGGGGATTGGCCGCGTTTCGGGTGCGTTCGGAGGAGACCCGCGAATACACCACTATCGCCTTCCCCGGTGCGCCGGGGGAACTGCTGAAGACGATACAGGACGGCACCACCCGCACCGGCTACCAGTTGGGGCTTCGCCTTGGAGTGCGCGAAGACCTCGCCATCGGCCTCACCTTTCGCAGCGGACTTTATGGTCGGGCGCAAGTAATGCTGCAGGACATTACCAGCCGGGAGGGTCTCCTTCCTGCGATTCAAGAAGCCTACATCGACTGGAACGTTGAATTTGCGCGGGTTCAAATGGGGCGCATTCCGCAAGCCGGGACAGCGCTCTGGGACCTCTATGCTGCGACCGCTCAGACCGACTTCCGGATGGACGATCCGCGCGACGGCGTCTTCAACGACCGGATGGCGGCGCTGAACGGCGTCCGGCTTGGGGTACCAGTCGGGGCCTTCGATATCCGCGGAGTCTATCATACCGACTATACCACCGGTTTTCAGCGCACTGAGCAAGGCGCTACCGTGCGCACTGTTCGCAGCCCGGACCAGTATATTTTCCTGTTCGGCTTCGATTGGGATGGCAGCCGGATGCCGTTGCCGGGAACATTCTCGGCTGTTACCCGGGATCTGAAGATCAGTTTTGACTACGGTTTTCCGAGTCGGGCTGCAGTGGGCAGCGACCTCAACTCGCGAAGCGCACCGGAACGGGAATGGCCCGACTTCGTTTATGCCGATGAGTCGCTCTGGGGAGCATCGGTGCGCAAGAGCGTCGCCATGGTGACTGTAGCAGCCGGCTATGCCCATACCCGGCGGGACAGCGTCTATGAAGCCGACTTCAAGGATTTGACCCTGACCGCCGACATCTACGGCGTCAAGCCGACGGTGCGTTACCAGGAGGGTTTGCAGACCCACGAAGCGGGAATTTATAGAGGTAACGAAGTGAAGCGGACGGCGTGGCATTTCCTTGCCGCCTACGATTTCAAGGGCGTCGAGATCCAGCCCCGGATGATTCTCTTCCGCACCGACATCGCCGGCTTCCGCGAGCGGATACAGACCCGGGTTGAGTTAACGACCTCGGTGAGGTTTTAGTATCAAATGGAAGATTTTTCGTAGCAGGAGTGTCGTTCCCGCATAAGAGTCGGTCTGAGATTTGACAACCTTGTGCCGTCGGGTGAGGACACCCGACGGCATGCGATTGTAAATAAAATACAACTGGTGTCAGGTGAGGACACCTGACACCACCGATTGACAGGTGGGGACACCTGACACCACCGATTGTCAGGTGGGGACACCTGACACCACCGATTGACAGGTGGGGACACCTGACACCACCGATTCACATTCTCGGACAGACTCGTGAGCGGGAATCCAGCCAAGTCAATCAGATTTGGATGCCCGCCTGCAAGGGCCGAACGGTCCCAGTGCAAATTGACAGTCCCTCCTTTTACCAGTTGCCCTTTCAGGCATAAGAATTGCTTTGATTAGCGCCATTATCCCGCACGCGGGCGGCCGGGAGATGCTCGCCGAGTGCCTCGAAGCGCTCTTTCAAACGCAAGATGTCGCCGTCGAAGCGGTGATCGTTGTCAACGGCTCGAGTGAGACCGCCGCCGATTGGGGTGCAGAAGATCGTTCGGACGTGCAAATTTTGCGCTACGAGCGCAAAATTGGGTTCGCGGCGGCCTGTAACCAGGGGGTGGAAGCCGCTCGCGGCGACCTGATCTTCCTGCTCAATAACGACGCTGTCGTCGCACCGACCGCGCTGCGGATCCTGCAGGATTCCCTCGAGGCCGACGACCGCCTCGCCGCGACGGTCCCCAAGTTGCTCTATTACTTCGATCCGACCCGGTTCGACTACGCCTCCGCTGCTGGAGGCTTGATAGACCGCTACGGATTCCCCTTTGCACGAGGTCGGATTTTCGATCATATAGAGAGTGACGGGGGGCAGTATGATGCCCCTGCCGA
Protein-coding regions in this window:
- a CDS encoding TRAP transporter permease gives rise to the protein MLRRAEQAVADEVSGPRHFSGWQLYLVLAIATSWSLFQLATGKVLVLNSSVVRSVHLAFALALAFVSFPLIRRPSSAGFLTRLAPRDRFHPLDLILAAVAAFAALYVVLDYDGLAARIGHPLPRDRVVGIALMLLLLEGGRRVLGLPLPTIATVMSSLAFLGPYLPSAIAFRGVSLDRFLGQITLSNEGIFGIPLGVSANIVFLFVLFGAMLERAGGGAWFIQLATSLLGAFRGGPAKACVVASGLVGMVSGSSVANAVTAGTLTIPLMKSIGYPPRKAGAIETASSVWGQLMPPIMGAAAFIMAEYLNVPYLTVVKSAIIPAILVYAAMFFIVHVEACKLGLKGIPRIELPKFFPTLTSGLHYLIPIGVLVYKLVVLRHTPESSAFLAISTLAVLIVVQELLRAVRKGAGRNAALRNGIALIGSSLAGGARNMTGVAIATASAGIIIGVMTMGPGGMVNEAVERLSGGSIMLLLLITMLASLVLGMGLPTTANYIVMASLTAPIIVSVGSNLGLEVPLIAAHMFVFYFGICADITPPVALAAFASAGIARSDPLKTGFQAFWYALPTFVLPFMFIFNHDLLLVGVDHWWEAVVVAGTGMIAAISLASILQGWLLTRLKWYEGAMLAISVVLLYRPYLTSNVLGLGSKWGAYGIAILLWGGVWFMQRVRRTGPKAT
- a CDS encoding porin produces the protein MRQLLTIIGLLLMAATAMAEITIDWWGLAAFRVRSEETREYTTIAFPGAPGELLKTIQDGTTRTGYQLGLRLGVREDLAIGLTFRSGLYGRAQVMLQDITSREGLLPAIQEAYIDWNVEFARVQMGRIPQAGTALWDLYAATAQTDFRMDDPRDGVFNDRMAALNGVRLGVPVGAFDIRGVYHTDYTTGFQRTEQGATVRTVRSPDQYIFLFGFDWDGSRMPLPGTFSAVTRDLKISFDYGFPSRAAVGSDLNSRSAPEREWPDFVYADESLWGASVRKSVAMVTVAAGYAHTRRDSVYEADFKDLTLTADIYGVKPTVRYQEGLQTHEAGIYRGNEVKRTAWHFLAAYDFKGVEIQPRMILFRTDIAGFRERIQTRVELTTSVRF
- a CDS encoding TAXI family TRAP transporter solute-binding subunit; amino-acid sequence: MQMRLRRLFPLGWLSASLLLSCSSGSRTEFVTIGTGGMTGVYYPVGGAIAKLLNDRVDQFGLKATVQSTGGSVFNINALMSGDLEFGIAQSDLQYQAVKGTGEWDGKPHTGLRSLFSLHSEIVTLIASDPSGIWKPVDMKGKRVAIGPPGSGMRRNAIDALAIAGLSLSDIKAEDLQPVECAGMLQDGRIDAYFYTVGHPNGSIKEAVAGTTPVHFVPFDDVGTLYQDKPYYTPAVIDIAPYPGVTNKEPVPSFGVKATMVTSAKVTDNAATGLVKVVFDNFEDFRALHPALGGLEMNRMLEGLTAQLHPAAEKFYRERGLLQ
- a CDS encoding DUF3536 domain-containing protein translates to MGASGSPRRCVVIHGHFYQPPRENPWRGVVERQGSAAPYHDWNERITAECYLPNSTSRILDRAGRIAELVNNYSLISFNFGPTLLNYLERAAPDVYAAILEGDRLSCERLNGHGNALAQAYNHIILPLAPKRDKRTQVRWGIADFRRRFGRDPEGLWLPETAVDTATLEVLAAEGIRFTILAPHQAGRVRSPAAPEWRDASERKIDTRQTYTVILPSGREMALVFYRGDLARAVAFEGLLKDGAAFANALLSGFDDRTDPQLVHFATDGESYGHHHKFGDMALAFALKYIERETDAAVVNYGWYLDRYPLQSEVEIVERTAWSCSHGISRWQEHCGCATGEHPGWHQQWRTPLRTALDGLRDRLANIYEEEAGALLTDPWAARDDYIALLKDGSRLSWASFLERWQRRSLTGHELDALEQLLEMQHQALLMFTSCGWFFDDIAGLETVQDLQYACRALELGQERLLRQGFGVEAVRLETDFLTTLSGAAGNRSNWQGGKVVFDRIVRPRALSKLLQELCDLDESGWEALYPADSSLPPDPMSHARIAYERLTVAMDKALNRLALLLGESVPTTEHLATTLRAVGHCRAIPLPVNLYRLETAVWQLGQRHLPEQRAYAGSGDPASREWCCLYEALAGSLQIVVVQ